The following are encoded in a window of Penicillium oxalicum strain HP7-1 chromosome II, whole genome shotgun sequence genomic DNA:
- a CDS encoding Non-histone chromosomal protein 6 — protein sequence MPKEKTTRKSGKERVQRRKKDPNAPKRGLSAYMFFANENRDKVREENPGITFGQVGKMLGDKWKALSETERKPYDAKAAADKKRYEEEKAKYNAAAEEDDESS from the exons ATGCCTAAGGAGAAGACCACCCGCAAGTCTGGCAAGGAGCGCGTCCAGCGCCGCAAGAAGG ACCCCAACGCGCCCAAGCGCGGTCTGTCCGCCTACATGTTCTTCGCCAACGAGAACCGTGACAAGGTTCGCGAGGAGAACCCCGGTATCACCTTTG GCCAGGTCGGCAAGATGCTCGGTGACAAGTGGAAGGCCCTGTCCGAGACTGAGCGCAAGCCCTACGACGCCAAGGCTGCCGCTGACAAGAAGCGCTAcgaagaggagaaggccaagtACAATGCT GCTGCggaagaggacgatgagTCTTCCTAA